In Aegilops tauschii subsp. strangulata cultivar AL8/78 chromosome 3, Aet v6.0, whole genome shotgun sequence, one genomic interval encodes:
- the LOC141042760 gene encoding uncharacterized protein, with amino-acid sequence MGFWNHDRKGKHDREAGSSSGRRRGSVKEEPASPRCRASAPAPFTIGPTAGGERDRQYINADVCQRYWETRTPPPWSDVHLPNNWHLSVDRVPIQPVLTSGRARREEIERRRRLLPDDLYYDDRYAPTPCSGTRG; translated from the coding sequence ATGGGCTTCTGGAACCACGACCGCAAGGGGAAGCACGACCGCGAGGCTGGCTcgtcctccggccgccgccgcggctcCGTGAAAGAGGAGCCCGCATCACCACGGTGTCGGGCCTCCGCGCCTGCCCCATTCACCATCGGCCCTACGGCCGGCGGCGAGCGCGACCGGCAGTACATCAACGCGGATGTATGCCAGCGTTATTGGGAGACGAGGACGCCGCCCCCGTGGAGCGACGTGCACCTCCCCAATAACTGGCACCTCTCCGTCGACCGGGTGCCGATCCAGCCGGTCCTGACGAGCGGCCGTGCGCGCCGCGAGGAgatcgagcgccgccgccgcctcctacCGGACGACCTGTACTACGACGACAGGTACGCCCCGACTCCGTGCTCTGGGACACGTGGCTAA